Proteins encoded in a region of the Marinobacter arenosus genome:
- the trpD gene encoding anthranilate phosphoribosyltransferase, whose translation MDMKEALNRIASNLDLSRDEMKQVMRIVMNGEATDAQIGAFLMGLRLKSETIDEITGATEVMRELATGVTVKAEPLVDIVGTGGDGANLFNVSSASAFVVAAAGGYVAKHGNRGVSSKSGSADLIEKAGINLNMTPDQVARCIEQIGVGFMFAPAHHGAMKHAIGPRKELGCRTIFNILGPMTNPAGVKRQLLGVFTRDLCRPMAEVLQRLGSEHIMVVCSKDGLDEISLASPTHVAELKNGEITEYDITPEDLGVKSQSLVGLAVESSEDSLKLIRAAFGRGHDEMAEKARDLIALNAGAAIYVAGLADTPKAGVELAMDAIGSGLAAGKMSELADFSQCF comes from the coding sequence ATGGACATGAAAGAAGCTCTGAACCGGATTGCCTCCAACCTGGATCTGTCCCGGGACGAGATGAAACAGGTCATGCGCATCGTCATGAATGGCGAGGCCACCGACGCGCAGATCGGGGCTTTTCTCATGGGTCTGCGACTCAAGAGCGAGACCATCGACGAGATCACCGGGGCCACCGAGGTCATGCGTGAACTGGCCACCGGGGTGACGGTCAAGGCCGAGCCGCTGGTGGACATCGTAGGTACCGGTGGCGACGGCGCCAACCTGTTCAACGTGTCCTCCGCCTCCGCCTTCGTGGTCGCCGCCGCCGGCGGCTATGTCGCCAAGCATGGCAACCGGGGCGTGTCCTCCAAGAGCGGCAGCGCCGACCTGATCGAGAAGGCCGGCATCAACCTCAACATGACACCGGACCAGGTCGCCCGCTGCATCGAGCAGATCGGCGTGGGCTTCATGTTTGCCCCGGCCCATCATGGCGCCATGAAGCACGCCATCGGTCCCCGCAAGGAGCTCGGTTGCCGCACCATCTTCAACATCCTCGGGCCGATGACCAACCCGGCCGGCGTCAAGCGCCAGTTGCTGGGGGTGTTTACCCGGGATCTTTGCCGGCCGATGGCGGAGGTGCTCCAACGCCTGGGCTCCGAGCACATCATGGTGGTCTGCTCGAAAGACGGGCTGGATGAAATCAGCCTGGCCAGCCCCACCCACGTTGCGGAGCTGAAGAACGGCGAGATCACCGAATACGACATCACCCCCGAGGATCTGGGCGTGAAGAGCCAGTCCCTCGTCGGCCTGGCCGTGGAATCCTCGGAGGATTCCCTGAAGCTGATCCGCGCCGCGTTCGGCCGTGGCCACGACGAGATGGCGGAAAAGGCCCGCGACCTGATCGCCCTGAATGCCGGAGCGGCCATCTACGTGGCCGGGCTGGCGGACACGCCGAAAGCCGGCGTTGAGCTGGCCATGGATGCCATCGGCTCTGGCCTGGCGGCGGGCAAGATGTCCGAACTGGCCGACTTTTCCCAGTGTTTCTGA
- the trpC gene encoding indole-3-glycerol phosphate synthase TrpC encodes MTDRHLDKTPTILRKIVDRKWEEIDERQPKVSIDDLRAMAGDQPSTRGFANALRRRIEQQTPAVIAEIKKASPSKGILRDPFEPAAIAESYEQGGAACLSVLTDRDFFQGHEDYLVAARNACGLPVIRKDFMVSPYQVYESRAIGADCILLIAACLTKDQMQELEGIALEIGLDVLVEVHDGAELDDALTLTTPLVGINNRNLHTFEVSLDTTFDLHERIGADRLTITESGIMTRTDVEAMTSRGIYGFLVGESFMRADEPGHKLQELFFQEG; translated from the coding sequence ATGACTGACAGACATCTGGACAAAACCCCCACCATCCTCCGGAAAATCGTGGATCGGAAATGGGAAGAAATCGACGAGCGCCAACCGAAGGTCAGCATTGATGACCTGAGAGCCATGGCCGGCGATCAGCCTTCGACCCGGGGGTTCGCCAACGCCCTGCGCCGCCGGATTGAGCAGCAGACGCCAGCAGTGATTGCCGAGATCAAGAAGGCCTCCCCCAGCAAGGGCATTCTGCGGGACCCGTTTGAACCCGCGGCCATTGCCGAGAGCTATGAACAGGGCGGTGCCGCGTGCCTGTCCGTGCTTACCGACAGGGACTTCTTCCAGGGCCACGAGGACTATCTGGTGGCCGCGCGCAACGCCTGCGGCCTGCCCGTGATCCGCAAGGACTTCATGGTGTCGCCCTACCAGGTGTATGAAAGCCGGGCCATCGGCGCAGACTGCATCCTGCTGATTGCCGCCTGCCTGACCAAAGACCAGATGCAGGAGCTGGAAGGCATCGCCCTCGAAATCGGTCTGGACGTTCTGGTGGAAGTGCACGACGGCGCCGAACTGGATGACGCCCTGACGCTGACCACACCGCTGGTCGGCATCAACAACCGCAACCTGCACACGTTCGAGGTATCGCTGGACACCACTTTCGATCTGCACGAGCGCATCGGGGCTGACCGGCTGACCATCACCGAGAGTGGCATCATGACCCGGACCGACGTGGAGGCCATGACGTCCCGGGGCATCTACGGTTTCCTGGTGGGCGAGTCGTTCATGCGGGCCGACGAGCCAGGCCACAAACTCCAGGAACTGTTCTTTCAGGAAGGATAA
- a CDS encoding DUF4202 domain-containing protein, whose protein sequence is MTASAALTCALETIDRANRADPNRETVDGESLPREYAYSLHMTRWLFALEAAPSERMQIACRAQHIERWTIPRSDYPEGRKAYYQWRQACGRMHGQRAAEIMAGCGYDAADCEKVETILTKRELRNDADTQLLEDVACMVFLERYFAEFYEQKADYDREKWLRIVRRTWGKMSPRGHEAALKLAEGMPAHLLTLLQEALEESAT, encoded by the coding sequence ATGACCGCCTCAGCAGCATTGACCTGTGCACTGGAGACCATTGATCGCGCCAATCGTGCCGATCCCAATCGGGAAACCGTCGATGGCGAATCGTTGCCCCGCGAATATGCCTACAGCCTTCATATGACCCGTTGGCTGTTTGCCCTTGAGGCGGCCCCCTCCGAACGCATGCAGATCGCCTGCCGGGCGCAGCACATTGAGCGCTGGACCATTCCGCGCAGTGACTACCCGGAGGGCCGGAAAGCCTATTACCAGTGGCGCCAGGCCTGCGGGCGAATGCATGGCCAGCGTGCCGCCGAGATCATGGCCGGATGCGGGTACGACGCCGCCGACTGCGAGAAGGTGGAAACCATCCTGACCAAGCGCGAGTTGCGCAACGATGCCGATACCCAGCTGCTGGAAGACGTCGCCTGCATGGTTTTTCTGGAGCGGTACTTCGCGGAATTTTACGAGCAGAAGGCGGACTACGATCGCGAGAAATGGCTGAGAATTGTGCGCCGCACCTGGGGCAAGATGTCACCCCGGGGGCATGAGGCCGCGCTGAAACTGGCCGAGGGCATGCCGGCGCATTTGCTGACGCTATTGCAGGAAGCCCTGGAAGAATCGGCGACTTGA
- a CDS encoding glutathione S-transferase family protein — MIDLYTSPTPNGHKVSVLLEEMGVEYTLIPVDLSKGEQKTPEFLAMNPNGRIPVIVDRDNDDFVVFESGAIMVYLAEKYRQFYPADPKVRSRALQWLMFQMGGVGPMMGQANVFYRYFPEKIQPAIDRYQHECRRLFEVLDHRLAESRYLAGDEITIADFANWAWVRTYNWSGVSVEGLDHLKRWVDELYERPGCAAGIRKPERPDNTDDLVKSAQTMVTR, encoded by the coding sequence ATGATTGATCTGTATACCTCGCCGACGCCGAACGGGCACAAGGTGTCGGTTCTGCTGGAAGAAATGGGAGTCGAGTACACCCTCATCCCGGTCGACCTGTCCAAGGGCGAACAGAAAACCCCCGAGTTTCTGGCAATGAACCCCAACGGCCGGATTCCGGTGATCGTGGACCGGGACAACGACGATTTTGTTGTGTTCGAGTCCGGCGCCATCATGGTCTACCTGGCCGAAAAGTACCGTCAGTTCTATCCGGCGGATCCCAAGGTGCGCTCCCGCGCCCTGCAGTGGCTCATGTTCCAGATGGGCGGGGTGGGGCCGATGATGGGGCAGGCCAACGTGTTCTACCGGTATTTTCCGGAGAAGATCCAGCCGGCGATCGATCGCTACCAGCACGAATGCCGCCGGCTGTTCGAGGTTCTGGATCATCGCCTGGCGGAGTCACGCTATCTGGCCGGTGACGAGATCACCATTGCCGATTTCGCTAACTGGGCCTGGGTGCGGACCTACAATTGGTCGGGGGTGTCCGTGGAGGGCCTGGATCACCTGAAGCGCTGGGTCGATGAGCTGTACGAGCGCCCCGGCTGCGCGGCCGGCATTCGGAAACCGGAGCGGCCGGACAATACCGACGATCTGGTCAAAAGTGCCCAGACCATGGTGACCCGGTAA
- a CDS encoding glutathione S-transferase family protein gives MKIFETKTAPNPRRVRMFMAEKGLLDQAEFVQIDLEKGENLTPEYAARNPMKKVPVMELDDGTCIAETMAICRYFEESYPDTPSLLGDTPLEKAQLEQWLRWIELFFFMPTGMCFQHTSGYFKDRMNPIKEWGEECGQQVEKFMDFLNEHLEGKEFICCDRFTAADINAFTTVAFARVVNIRIKPEQAHLQAWFERIKARPSAQV, from the coding sequence ATGAAAATCTTCGAGACCAAAACTGCCCCCAACCCTCGCCGGGTTCGCATGTTCATGGCCGAAAAAGGGTTGCTGGATCAGGCTGAATTTGTCCAGATCGATCTCGAGAAGGGCGAGAACCTGACGCCGGAATATGCGGCCCGCAACCCAATGAAGAAAGTGCCGGTCATGGAGTTGGACGATGGAACCTGCATCGCCGAGACCATGGCAATCTGCCGCTATTTCGAGGAAAGCTATCCGGACACGCCGAGCCTGTTGGGCGACACCCCGCTGGAGAAAGCCCAGCTGGAGCAATGGCTGCGCTGGATTGAACTGTTTTTCTTCATGCCCACGGGCATGTGTTTCCAGCACACCAGCGGCTATTTCAAGGATCGCATGAACCCGATCAAGGAATGGGGTGAGGAGTGCGGCCAGCAGGTCGAGAAGTTCATGGACTTCCTCAACGAGCACCTGGAGGGCAAGGAGTTTATCTGCTGCGACCGCTTCACCGCCGCGGACATCAACGCCTTTACCACGGTTGCCTTTGCCCGGGTCGTGAACATCCGGATCAAGCCGGAGCAGGCCCATCTACAGGCTTGGTTCGAGCGTATCAAGGCACGTCCTTCGGCCCAGGTTTGA
- a CDS encoding alpha/beta fold hydrolase, producing MDWILLRGLTREQGHWGDFPRRLQAAFPDQRFHPVDLPGTGVHFRESSPDTITGIREAVRRQVQHIPKPFSILALSMGGMVALDWAQHAPEGEIQNLVLINTSSGFSPFWHRLRPGTWLRVARLLTRRELFYRERDILRLTSNRDIPLELVKQWYRIQRQRPVSARNAIRQLTAAASYRPGQKRPLSDALLLASRGDRIVHWKCSSVLEQRWQWTLRVHHNAGHDLVIDEPDWILRQLEAWLVR from the coding sequence ATGGATTGGATTCTGTTGCGGGGACTGACCCGCGAGCAGGGCCATTGGGGCGATTTTCCCCGGCGCCTGCAGGCGGCGTTTCCGGATCAACGTTTTCATCCGGTGGACCTACCCGGCACGGGTGTGCATTTCCGTGAATCCAGCCCGGACACCATCACCGGTATCCGGGAAGCGGTGCGACGTCAGGTCCAACACATTCCCAAACCGTTCAGCATCCTGGCCCTGTCCATGGGGGGCATGGTGGCGCTGGACTGGGCGCAACACGCTCCCGAGGGCGAAATCCAGAACCTGGTGCTGATCAATACCAGCTCGGGCTTTAGCCCGTTCTGGCATCGACTGCGCCCCGGGACCTGGCTGCGAGTGGCACGCCTGCTGACGCGGCGGGAGCTGTTCTACCGTGAACGCGACATCCTCCGCTTGACCTCGAATCGTGACATACCCCTGGAGCTGGTCAAACAGTGGTACCGGATTCAGCGTCAGCGTCCGGTCAGCGCCCGCAACGCGATCCGACAGCTGACTGCCGCTGCCAGTTACCGCCCGGGCCAGAAACGCCCCCTGTCGGATGCACTGTTGCTGGCCAGCCGCGGTGATCGAATCGTTCATTGGAAGTGCAGTTCGGTGCTGGAACAACGCTGGCAATGGACGCTTCGGGTGCATCACAACGCTGGGCATGACCTGGTGATTGACGAGCCTGACTGGATCCTGCGCCAGTTGGAAGCCTGGTTGGTCCGCTAG
- a CDS encoding M14 family zinc carboxypeptidase has product MTELRTLTPHAAIPAEQATRDGRQRRLLRAFLPEMVQLERLLAEAPASVTTDVVERVAMAELSLPIYRVDLGSKQPDAPGLLLVGGVHGLERIGSQVVMAWLGSVFARLRWDERFQQLLQSVRVTVLPILNPGGMFLNQRSNPNGVDLMRNAPIVAQERSAFMLGGQRLSTRLPWYIGDPEQGMEPENRALEAVISELIPGRPFSVALDCHSGFGWKDQIWFPYAYRRRPMRRIASVMALKLIWEQAYPNHDYRFEPQSRHYLTHGDLWDYFYKQVNRASDGVFLPLTLEMGSWRWIRKRPRQLLRLDGFFNPLVPHRHKRVLRSHLTWMDFLLSAAASHENWLPAREEESMLREAAIMHWYRDSQ; this is encoded by the coding sequence ATGACCGAACTGCGGACACTGACACCTCATGCTGCCATTCCGGCAGAACAGGCCACACGGGACGGACGCCAACGGCGGCTGTTGCGCGCCTTCCTGCCGGAAATGGTCCAACTGGAGCGCCTGCTGGCGGAGGCACCTGCCAGCGTGACCACCGACGTGGTCGAGCGCGTTGCCATGGCGGAGCTGTCTCTGCCGATTTACCGGGTGGACCTGGGCAGCAAACAGCCCGATGCGCCGGGCCTCCTGCTGGTGGGCGGCGTTCACGGGCTGGAGCGGATCGGCTCTCAGGTGGTGATGGCGTGGCTGGGCTCGGTGTTTGCGCGATTGCGCTGGGACGAGCGGTTTCAGCAGTTGCTGCAATCCGTCCGGGTTACGGTTCTGCCGATCCTCAATCCCGGCGGGATGTTCCTGAACCAGCGCAGCAATCCCAACGGGGTCGACCTGATGCGCAATGCGCCGATTGTGGCCCAGGAACGGAGTGCCTTCATGCTCGGTGGTCAGCGGCTGTCGACTCGCCTGCCCTGGTACATCGGTGATCCGGAGCAGGGCATGGAGCCGGAGAACCGGGCGCTGGAAGCCGTCATCAGCGAACTGATCCCGGGCCGCCCGTTCAGCGTGGCCCTGGACTGCCATTCCGGTTTCGGCTGGAAGGACCAGATCTGGTTTCCGTACGCGTATCGCCGCCGCCCCATGCGCCGTATTGCCTCGGTGATGGCGTTGAAGCTGATCTGGGAACAGGCCTACCCCAATCACGATTACCGGTTCGAGCCCCAATCCCGCCATTACCTGACTCACGGCGATCTCTGGGATTATTTCTACAAACAGGTCAACCGTGCCAGCGACGGCGTGTTTCTGCCCCTGACCCTGGAAATGGGATCCTGGCGTTGGATCCGCAAAAGACCGCGGCAGTTACTGAGGCTGGACGGTTTTTTCAACCCCCTCGTTCCCCACCGGCATAAACGGGTGTTGCGCAGTCACCTGACGTGGATGGATTTCCTGCTGAGCGCCGCGGCCAGCCATGAAAACTGGTTGCCGGCCCGGGAAGAGGAGTCCATGCTTAGGGAAGCAGCCATCATGCACTGGTATCGGGATTCTCAATGA
- a CDS encoding ABC transporter substrate-binding protein yields the protein MRKITSAVLLCAAAAPGLAQANECGEVSITEMNWASASVVTNVSKFIMEQGYGCDVSVIPSDTVPAVTSVAENGEPDIVTELWLNSTGEIYERLESEGKVERLGKVLTPGGVEGWWIPTYLVEAHPELKTIEGIMANPELVEARFNNCPDGWGCRIVNDNLIRALDLEASGIEVFNHGSGETLASSMASAVGSEEPWFGYYWGPTVPLGKFDMTRVDLGEYDEAAHSANQNPDTPDPKVSDFPAAPVLTSVTTDFREREPEVADMLSKMTFETDTMSRVLAWKSDNNASAEEAAVYFLSNNTETWKDWLNDSAREKLAAILSN from the coding sequence ATGCGTAAGATTACTTCCGCTGTTCTGTTGTGCGCTGCCGCCGCGCCGGGCCTCGCCCAGGCCAATGAATGCGGCGAAGTCTCCATCACCGAGATGAACTGGGCGTCGGCCTCTGTGGTGACCAATGTCTCCAAGTTCATAATGGAACAAGGCTACGGCTGTGACGTCAGCGTAATCCCGTCTGATACCGTACCGGCTGTGACCTCTGTCGCCGAGAACGGCGAACCCGACATCGTGACCGAGCTGTGGCTGAACTCCACCGGTGAGATCTATGAGCGCCTCGAATCCGAAGGCAAGGTTGAGCGACTGGGCAAGGTTCTGACCCCCGGTGGCGTTGAGGGCTGGTGGATCCCGACCTACCTGGTCGAGGCCCATCCCGAACTGAAAACCATTGAAGGCATCATGGCCAACCCGGAGCTGGTTGAAGCCCGTTTCAACAACTGTCCGGATGGCTGGGGCTGTCGGATCGTGAACGACAACCTGATCCGCGCCCTGGACCTGGAGGCGTCCGGCATTGAGGTCTTCAACCACGGTTCCGGTGAAACCCTGGCCTCCTCCATGGCCTCCGCGGTCGGCAGCGAAGAGCCCTGGTTCGGTTACTACTGGGGTCCGACAGTGCCACTCGGCAAGTTCGACATGACCCGCGTCGACCTGGGCGAATACGATGAAGCGGCCCACTCGGCCAACCAGAACCCGGACACACCCGATCCGAAGGTATCCGACTTCCCGGCTGCGCCGGTATTGACGTCGGTGACCACGGACTTCCGGGAGCGAGAGCCTGAAGTGGCCGACATGCTCAGCAAGATGACCTTCGAAACCGACACCATGAGCAGGGTGCTGGCCTGGAAGAGTGATAACAATGCCTCCGCAGAAGAGGCGGCCGTTTACTTCCTGAGCAACAACACCGAGACCTGGAAAGACTGGCTCAACGATTCCGCGCGTGAAAAGCTCGCGGCCATCCTGAGCAACTAA
- a CDS encoding ABC transporter permease yields MATYDFVFSSLGLDDWCSEGKSDAPMSMAQLLSKTKGEEATATSVWDLPFPSMDALHKSCSAFPQSRDLTKGLEEGFLAIKDSLSIILDPITQPLSWALDGTLYAMLSAPWWIVIPVLLAVVFLVSKSWKLVAFVAISFFTLAFIDYYEYAMQTLAIIFVCALICVLFGVPIGIAMSRSDMMQRMTIPVLDMLQTLPPFVYLIPLIFLFSVTESKLYGIAIILYAIVPVIRLTNLGIRLVDKEVIEAADAYGMTPRQKLFKVQIPLALPNIMAGVNQTIMMSLAMVVIASLVSAPGLGVLVLRGIRNLELGVGLVSGLGIVVLAVILDRVTKASLARINAAQKQ; encoded by the coding sequence ATGGCTACTTACGATTTTGTTTTTTCATCACTCGGTCTGGATGACTGGTGCTCCGAGGGCAAGAGCGATGCCCCCATGTCCATGGCTCAGCTGCTGTCGAAAACAAAAGGCGAAGAGGCCACGGCGACTTCCGTCTGGGATCTACCATTCCCATCCATGGACGCCCTGCACAAATCCTGTTCAGCGTTCCCGCAGTCACGGGACCTGACCAAGGGGCTGGAGGAAGGCTTCCTCGCCATCAAGGACAGCCTCAGCATCATCCTCGACCCAATCACGCAGCCACTGAGCTGGGCACTTGATGGCACCCTATACGCCATGCTGAGCGCCCCCTGGTGGATCGTTATCCCGGTGCTCCTGGCCGTGGTTTTCCTGGTCAGCAAGTCCTGGAAGCTCGTGGCATTCGTCGCAATCAGCTTTTTCACCCTGGCGTTCATCGACTATTACGAATACGCCATGCAGACCCTGGCCATCATTTTTGTCTGCGCCTTGATCTGCGTCCTGTTCGGGGTGCCCATAGGCATCGCGATGTCGCGAAGTGACATGATGCAGCGAATGACCATCCCGGTCCTCGACATGCTGCAGACACTGCCACCGTTTGTGTACCTGATCCCGCTGATCTTCCTGTTCAGCGTCACCGAATCCAAGCTCTATGGCATCGCCATCATCCTGTACGCCATTGTGCCGGTCATCCGACTGACCAATCTCGGGATACGGCTGGTGGACAAGGAAGTGATCGAGGCCGCCGATGCCTACGGCATGACGCCCAGACAGAAGCTGTTCAAAGTCCAGATCCCCCTGGCCCTGCCCAACATCATGGCAGGGGTCAACCAGACCATCATGATGAGTCTGGCCATGGTCGTGATCGCCTCCCTGGTGTCGGCCCCCGGGCTCGGTGTGCTGGTTCTTCGGGGTATCCGAAACCTGGAACTGGGCGTTGGCCTGGTGTCCGGTCTCGGCATCGTCGTTCTGGCCGTTATCCTCGATCGGGTAACCAAGGCTTCTCTGGCGCGCATCAATGCCGCCCAAAAGCAGTGA
- a CDS encoding quaternary amine ABC transporter ATP-binding protein, which yields MARDIKISIKNLYKIFGPTPDVGLEYVRKGMGKAELLDKQNHVLGLSDINVDMRDGEITVIMGLSGSGKSTLIRHLNRLIEPTAGQILFDGENVLSYDEADLRKLRRERMSMVFQKFALLPHKTVLENAGMAMDVRGYSTSDFEGEARKWLARVGLEGNESQYPHELSGGMQQRVGIARALVSNSPVMLMDEAFSALDPLIRSDMQDLLLELQEELHKTIVFITHDLDEALKLADHLVILKDGSVIQQGDPQDILLNPNDPYIVDFISDINRARVLRVRSIMTQPDRDDIEYAGDLSEKDNLETVLSKSEGDTSLVFRVVRDGEQVGALTMKDLTRALVPTEASGERDNRAN from the coding sequence GTGGCAAGAGATATCAAGATTTCCATCAAGAACCTGTACAAGATCTTTGGGCCGACACCGGACGTCGGCCTGGAATACGTCCGCAAGGGCATGGGCAAGGCCGAACTGCTGGACAAGCAGAATCATGTACTCGGCCTGAGCGACATCAATGTCGATATGCGCGATGGCGAGATCACTGTCATCATGGGGCTGTCCGGTTCTGGCAAATCCACGCTGATCCGACACCTGAACCGGTTGATTGAGCCCACGGCAGGCCAGATCCTGTTCGACGGTGAAAACGTGCTCAGTTACGACGAAGCCGACCTGCGCAAGCTGCGTCGGGAGCGGATGTCGATGGTGTTCCAGAAATTCGCCCTGCTGCCGCACAAAACCGTGCTGGAGAACGCGGGCATGGCCATGGACGTGCGTGGCTACAGCACCTCCGACTTCGAGGGCGAGGCTCGCAAATGGCTGGCCCGGGTGGGACTGGAAGGCAATGAAAGCCAGTACCCTCACGAGCTTTCCGGGGGCATGCAGCAGCGGGTGGGCATTGCCCGCGCACTGGTGTCCAACTCCCCGGTCATGCTGATGGACGAAGCCTTTTCGGCACTCGATCCGCTGATCCGGTCGGACATGCAGGACCTGCTGCTGGAATTGCAGGAGGAACTTCACAAAACCATCGTGTTCATTACCCACGACCTCGACGAGGCCCTGAAGCTGGCCGATCACCTGGTGATCCTGAAAGACGGCAGTGTGATCCAGCAGGGGGATCCCCAGGACATCCTGCTCAACCCCAACGACCCCTACATTGTCGACTTCATCAGTGACATCAATCGCGCCCGGGTCCTGCGGGTTCGCTCGATCATGACCCAGCCGGACCGGGACGATATCGAGTACGCCGGCGATCTGAGTGAAAAGGACAACCTGGAAACGGTGCTGTCGAAATCCGAAGGCGACACCTCGCTGGTCTTCCGGGTTGTTCGCGACGGCGAGCAGGTGGGCGCCCTGACCATGAAAGACCTGACCCGGGCACTGGTGCCCACCGAGGCGTCCGGGGAGAGGGACAACCGGGCCAACTAG
- a CDS encoding substrate-binding periplasmic protein — MVPETEFSEPAVFPESAEREQWRTITIAADPWCPHNCEAGSEQEGYMIEIAREAFAPARLEIRYVNMSWARALAQAEAGYVDAVVGAYIGDAPNFVFPDEAIGEARTVLFAHAHSDWTYRDIDSLKQLKLIAINGYSYSPDLDAYIERHKDDPERVWIISGPSPLNRAIELLEQERTDVLPEDLRVMQWTLAHMDSPPTLRQVGQLEKMPAYIAFSPANPDSPDLAAMLTEGVRNLRNTGRLQEILSRYGLSWPD; from the coding sequence GTGGTTCCGGAGACCGAATTTTCCGAACCCGCCGTTTTTCCCGAAAGCGCCGAACGGGAACAGTGGCGCACAATTACCATTGCCGCCGACCCCTGGTGCCCGCACAACTGCGAGGCGGGGTCCGAGCAGGAAGGCTACATGATCGAGATTGCCCGGGAGGCCTTCGCTCCGGCGCGACTTGAGATCAGGTACGTCAACATGAGCTGGGCCCGGGCACTGGCCCAGGCGGAGGCCGGGTACGTTGATGCGGTCGTCGGGGCGTACATCGGTGACGCGCCGAATTTCGTGTTCCCGGATGAGGCCATTGGCGAAGCCAGAACGGTGCTGTTCGCCCATGCCCACAGTGACTGGACCTACCGGGATATCGATTCCCTGAAACAGCTCAAACTGATCGCCATCAATGGGTATTCCTACTCCCCCGATCTCGACGCCTACATCGAGAGGCACAAGGACGACCCCGAACGGGTGTGGATCATTTCCGGCCCGTCGCCCCTCAACCGGGCCATTGAACTGCTGGAGCAGGAACGAACCGATGTGCTGCCGGAAGACCTCCGGGTGATGCAATGGACCCTCGCACACATGGACAGCCCCCCCACCCTGCGTCAGGTCGGTCAGCTGGAGAAAATGCCAGCCTACATTGCGTTTTCCCCGGCCAACCCCGATTCCCCGGATCTGGCCGCGATGTTAACCGAGGGAGTCCGCAACCTCAGGAACACCGGGCGCCTGCAGGAGATCCTCTCCCGCTATGGATTGTCATGGCCGGACTGA
- a CDS encoding META domain-containing protein: MFPSRILALPLAVAGLSLSACATTSESDSPMVGSYACGQLDIQVATNPDSRLLSVDYLDKRLLLKPAASASGALYVAPGDDRTRFWSKGERAMLTIGGQQYPECLRPGALEMPFVARGNEPFWRAEVHAGMLEVTRPYEQDATLSVMVEQKTADRHGREFVGEDDGIRATLTVATQLCEDTMSGVQFPNQARLRINGDVFEGCGGDPLRLFQGAEWVVDDLAERGIIDRSRMSIRFQQDNRVSGLASCNRFTGRYEFNGEGGLRFSQLATTRMACAPALMSQEDRFLDVMGRVSRARIGQHGELWLSTPEGETIKAFQSGHDNP, encoded by the coding sequence ATGTTCCCCTCCCGAATTCTGGCCCTGCCCCTTGCGGTAGCTGGCCTCAGCTTATCTGCCTGCGCGACGACGTCCGAGTCTGACAGCCCGATGGTCGGCTCTTACGCCTGTGGCCAGCTCGATATTCAGGTGGCGACCAACCCCGACAGCCGGCTGCTGAGTGTGGACTATCTGGATAAACGTCTGCTGCTGAAGCCGGCGGCGTCTGCCTCCGGAGCCTTGTATGTCGCGCCCGGGGACGACCGCACCCGGTTCTGGAGCAAGGGCGAACGGGCCATGCTCACCATTGGTGGCCAGCAATACCCCGAATGCCTGCGGCCGGGCGCGCTGGAGATGCCCTTCGTCGCCCGGGGTAACGAGCCCTTCTGGCGGGCCGAGGTGCATGCCGGCATGCTGGAAGTGACGCGTCCCTATGAACAGGATGCCACGTTGAGTGTGATGGTTGAGCAGAAGACTGCGGACCGCCACGGCCGGGAGTTTGTCGGTGAAGACGACGGTATACGGGCCACCCTGACGGTGGCCACGCAGTTGTGCGAGGACACGATGTCGGGCGTCCAGTTTCCCAATCAGGCCCGGTTGAGGATCAACGGCGACGTCTTCGAGGGCTGTGGCGGCGACCCGCTGCGCCTGTTCCAGGGGGCGGAATGGGTGGTCGATGACCTGGCTGAGCGAGGCATCATTGACCGTTCACGCATGTCCATCCGGTTTCAGCAGGACAACCGGGTGTCCGGTTTGGCGTCCTGCAATCGCTTTACCGGCCGGTACGAGTTCAACGGCGAGGGCGGCCTCAGATTCAGCCAGCTGGCGACCACACGCATGGCCTGTGCGCCGGCCTTGATGAGTCAGGAAGACCGTTTTCTTGACGTGATGGGCCGGGTGTCCAGGGCGCGGATCGGGCAGCACGGCGAGCTGTGGTTATCGACGCCCGAGGGCGAAACGATCAAGGCCTTTCAGTCCGGCCATGACAATCCATAG